A segment of the Lolium perenne isolate Kyuss_39 chromosome 3, Kyuss_2.0, whole genome shotgun sequence genome:
gtaGGAATGTATTAAATAGATGAGTACCTTATCCAATAAATTACTAACctaagtatttttttttttttgaaaaacagCGGAGCTTTACACGGTTGCATTTCCATTCTAAACCAAACCATAGTTTGTTGATTCAGATTCAGTTTCAAGTCTCAGTCAGGCAAAGCAGAAGATTGATACAGCTCGTCAGCATAAGAACTTGCAATACCAGAAATAATAAAGAAAGGCTAAATCTGGTAAGAGAATCAGGATTAAATCAAATAGGTTTCCCAATTTTTTCTTCCGGAAATCCACACCCAAGTTTGTTAATCTGAAGACGAACTTTGTTCTTTCAAGAATCAGAAATGCTTTGTTCCCCCAATAAGTTTGGGCAAAACTAAGTCAGCGCCATTTTTCATCTAATAAATAGCTAAGCAATGTCACGATAGATATGAGAAACTCGAGGAACATGAGTGATAGTAAGTGACGGGGGCTATAAGTTGATTTACTACTAggataaaaatgtgtgtcaaataaATTGTTCCGAATTTAAAGAAGTTCCAGCACGACTGTTTTTTGTCCCTTTTTGATACTGATAAGTGTGAAATCTTCATTGCAGTGACAGTAGGCTAACATAAAGACATGAACTTTCACAAGGAAGCCACAGCCGCAAAGTTAACTGATGATATAGTGGTTGATATCCTCTCCCGCCTGACGTACAGGGACTTCTGCCGCTGCAAATGTGCCTATAAGGCTTGGTCTGCCTTTTCGTCTGATCCAGACTACTGCAAGAAGCTGCCCAAAAAAGTAACCACTGGACTTCTGTATCAAGGCCACAATAATTCTGCTATCCCACTTGTTAGCCTATCCCAAGATGATGGGGAAATAGATGGAATTCTTGCAGACGTGCCACACTATGAACATTTAGAATTCCTCGACTGCTGCAATGGTCTTGTCCTTTGTAAGTACAGGAGCCGCTATAGTTCTCCACACGCTTGCCGCTTCATTGTGTGCAACCCAGCAACACGAGAGTGGAGGATACTTCCCGATACTCATCCTACAACAGATGACCCACATTATGTAACTATTTTGGCGTTCGATCCATCATGGTCACCGCAGTTCTACATCTTCAATTTTCATCTGATGCACCACCACGGTTTGATACTTGGTACCAGCAAACTTGAGATATTCCAGTCTGAAACATCCACATGGCTTGTGGATGATACCTTGGATCTGAATACA
Coding sequences within it:
- the LOC127342159 gene encoding F-box protein At5g07610 isoform X2 — encoded protein: MNFHKEATAAKLTDDIVVDILSRLTYRDFCRCKCAYKAWSAFSSDPDYCKKLPKKVTTGLLYQGHNNSAIPLVSLSQDDGEIDGILADVPHYEHLEFLDCCNGLVLCKYRSRYSSPHACRFIVCNPATREWRILPDTHPTTDDPHYVTILAFDPSWSPQFYIFNFHLMHHHGLILGTSKLEIFQSETSTWLVDDTLDLNTDAFGRDDFVHYDNGGDEGDVNWFWNCDYRVVDLDLERELVFLCDQKAKKLLSYNISTGKLNAIEDTFQWHHYYVYVPCYSQLPAQEPSVE
- the LOC127342159 gene encoding F-box protein At5g07610 isoform X1, which encodes MNFHKEATAAKLTDDIVVDILSRLTYRDFCRCKCAYKAWSAFSSDPDYCKKLPKKVTTGLLYQGHNNSAIPLVSLSQDDGEIDGILADVPHYEHLEFLDCCNGLVLCKYRSRYSSPHACRFIVCNPATREWRILPDTHPTTDDPHYVTILAFDPSWSPQFYIFNFHLMHHHGLILGTSKLEIFQSETSTWLVDDTLDLNTGICCRTHLFISGVLYVATRYEVLAFEGLGAMSDGVPPYHQTISLPPEASYVSNFTRGCFGKSSGILHYVLPHEDGHSIIVWYLDDYAYNLSNWTVKCQLNMTDAFGRDDFVHYDNGGDEGDVNWFWNCDYRVVDLDLERELVFLCDQKAKKLLSYNISTGKLNAIEDTFQWHHYYVYVPCYSQLPAQEPSVE